GAGATGGGTAAGATAAAAAGCCTAATAAAATACTAGAGATAGCAGCAGTCGTTAGTAATACAAATAATATTAACAATTGGAATTGAACAGCTTGGATTGGATCCGCACCGGCAATAATTTGACCGCTCATCATACCTGGTAATTGAACAAGACCAATCGTTTTTTGACTTTCGATTGTTGGGATCATACTTGCTTTTATGGCTTGAATAAGTTGTCTGTGGATGGCTTGTTTTGGTGTACCTCCAAGTGACAGTATTAGTTCTGTTTCCTCTCTATGAGCTTCTAATTCCGCCTGGAATCTATTCAAAAAGAGTATAGATAATACCATAGAGTTACCTATTGCCATTCCACTAATTGGAATAATATATTGTGCTGTAGCTGGAACTATATGAAAGCCAAGTAAAATTGATTGTACAATAACTTCAACAGTAATCATCGTAATAGCAACTTTCCATGTGATACCACCAATTTTTTTGCCTTTTTTTCGTGCGTTAGCTGTGGCAGCAACAATCATTAATGTAATCATCATAAATATGTAAAAAATACCGTTCGATTCAAATACAAATTTTAAAATATACCCTACCGCTAGTAACTGTATGATAGAACGAATCGTAGCAATTAGCGTATCTTTTTCTAAACCAAGTTGTAAAGTCTTGGACAGTATTAGCGGGATTAAGACAAATAGTAATGTTAATGAAAGAGTAGCATAACTCATTCCATTCCCCCCTCTACAAATTGTTTCACAATTTCTTTTGTTGGATTAGTTAATAGAGTACTTTTTCCCGTTTCAATCACTTGACCGTTCATCATGACCCAAGTGTAGTGACCAATTTTAATAGCTTGCTCTAAATTATGAGTAATCCAAATAATCGTTACTTTGTATTTTTGATTAATCTTGATAATTAGTTCTTCCACCTCTTTAACGGATGTTCGATCTAGAGCAGAAGTAATTTCATCTAACAATAGAATATCTGATTTATTTACTAGTGTTCTTGCGATAGAAACACGCTGGCGCTGGCCACCAGACAAGTCTAAAGCGTCCTTTTCAAGAAATGATTCATCTAATCCTACGTCTTCTAAGTAAGAAATGGCTTCGATTCGAGATAGTGACGTACCTTGTAATGTCTTAGGTAAAGATAAATTTGTATAAACGGTGCCTTTGATCATTGGTGCAGACTGTAATGCCATACCAACATGGCGACGTAATAAGACTGGATTTAATGAGGTAATTGGTTCATTATCAATATAAATTTCCCCTGTAGTAGGTGAGATTAAACCATTACATAGTTTAAGTAAAGTCGTTTTTCCAGCACCCGAAGGACCTACTAGTGTAGTGATTTTCCCTTTAGGGAAAGAACCTGTAACTTGTTGTAAAATTTTCTGTCCATCCACTTCAAAATCAACATTATGAAAATGAATAGCAGGTTGGTAAATTGTATTCATATATAACACCTCTCTCGAGCAATATTCTTAATTTAAATGTAGCACAAACAAGTATTATGTACTCCAACATCTTTTATTAGGGTAATTGTAGCCGTATAAGAAAAATATTCAATGATTATCGATTGTTTCACGTGACACATTTTCCGTATTTTCGACAAGATTCTTCTTTAAACATATAAACAAAAGAACGACTAATTTGTTGCCCTAAAATTCCCTAACTACTCCTCGAACAAATCCTAGAATACCAATATTTTACAAGCCATAATAATACAAAATCGAGTATAATAAATTATTTTTTTAAAAGCATTTAACAATAAATGATGGCTTCATAATATTTTGAATGACTAGGTACCTTAGTATTTTCAATGCTGATTGTATAAAAAGAAAATATCAATATGCTTCGATTATGGACAAATTTTTTAAACACCTTTAGGAATGTATACTACAATTATATAAAATGGAATATGAGGTATGTTAAATAATCACGGAATTGCTTCAATTCCAATTCAAGAGAATGGGCAGTATTAGCAACCAATAAGAAATGGTGATCAATTAACACTAAGAAAAAAACCACATTATATTGGAGGAGAATAATGAAGAATATATATTGGACTTTATTCAATCAAAAAGAATGGACAATTATCATTGCAGCATCTGATGAAGGGTTAAGTTATATTGGGACATCAATGGATGAGTTGGAAGGATGGTACCAAAAGCATTATAAGGATGCGGTACTGGTAGAAAATCAAGAGAAAATGCTAGAATACAAAAAACAACTACAAGAATATTTTGCAGGAGAAAGAACTACTTTTGACTTTTCTTTAGATTTACAAGGAACTGAATTTCAACAACGAGTATGGCAAGCGTTATTACAAATTCCATATGGATTAACTACTAGTTATTCTGAAATTGCAAATATGATCCATAATCCAAAGGCTGTAAGAGCAGTTGGAGGAGCGATAGGTGCAAACCCAATTCTAATTGTTGTTCCATGTCACCGTATCATAGGTAAAAATGGAAAACTAACGGGATTTAGAAGTGGAATTCCTTTAAAAAAAGAATTGCTGGACATCGAAAACGTATCATATAAAGAATGATTGATTATTACGAATTTTCCGTTAGATATCCAGTCAGTTATACAGTTGTCATGACAACAACTTAGTTAACAAGACATATTTACAGTTAAATAGTGTATACTATTTGTTATCAAGATGGTGGAAGAAGGGACTAAGTATGAAATCAAAATATCCAGATGATAGCCTAACGCTACATACAGATTTATATCAAATTAATATGGCAGAAAGTTATTGGGCAGATGGAATACATAATCGAAAAGCTGTATTTGAATTGTATTTTCGAAAATTGCCATTTGGTAATGGTTATGCAATTTTTGCTGGATTAGAAAGAATGCTGGAATATCTACGCGATTTTCACTTCAGTGAATCGGACTTAGAATATCTTCAAGAAGAAGTAGGATACGACAAGGATTTTATTGAATACTTAAGAAATCTACGTTTTACTGGAAATGTCTACTCTATGACAGAGGGAGAGCTTGTTTTTGGTAATGAACCAATTGTTCGTATTGAAGCTCCTTTAGTAGAAGCTCAATTAATTGAAACAGCGTTACTAAATATTGTGAACTATCAAACATTGATAGCAACAAAAGCTAGTCGTATTAAACAAATTGTTAAAGATGATGTTGTGATGGAGTTTGGTACACGTCGTGCACAAGAGATGGATGCAGCGATCTGGGGGACAAGAGCGGCAATCATTGGTGGTTTTGATTCAACTAGTAATGTTAGAGCAGGAAAATTATTTAATATTCCTGTTGCTGGTACTCATGCACATTCATTGGTGCAAGCGTATAAAAGTGATTATGAAGCTTTTCATGCCTATGCACGCCGTCATAAAGACTGTGTTTTCTTAGTTGATACATACGATACTTTAAAATCTGGTGTACCAACTGCGATTAAAGTAGCAAAAGAATTAGGCGATAAGATTAATTTCATAGGTATTCGCTTGGACAGTGGAGATATTGCCTTTCTATCAAAAGCAGCTCGTAAAATGTTAGATGAAGCCGGTTTTACAGATGCAAAAATTGTTGCATCAAATGATTTAGATGAATATACAATCTTAAATTTACTTGCGCAAGGTGCAA
This window of the Rummeliibacillus pycnus genome carries:
- a CDS encoding ABC transporter permease; the protein is MSYATLSLTLLFVLIPLILSKTLQLGLEKDTLIATIRSIIQLLAVGYILKFVFESNGIFYIFMMITLMIVAATANARKKGKKIGGITWKVAITMITVEVIVQSILLGFHIVPATAQYIIPISGMAIGNSMVLSILFLNRFQAELEAHREETELILSLGGTPKQAIHRQLIQAIKASMIPTIESQKTIGLVQLPGMMSGQIIAGADPIQAVQFQLLILFVLLTTAAISSILLGFLSYPSLFNNRMQMLKGKF
- a CDS encoding ABC transporter ATP-binding protein, with amino-acid sequence MNTIYQPAIHFHNVDFEVDGQKILQQVTGSFPKGKITTLVGPSGAGKTTLLKLCNGLISPTTGEIYIDNEPITSLNPVLLRRHVGMALQSAPMIKGTVYTNLSLPKTLQGTSLSRIEAISYLEDVGLDESFLEKDALDLSGGQRQRVSIARTLVNKSDILLLDEITSALDRTSVKEVEELIIKINQKYKVTIIWITHNLEQAIKIGHYTWVMMNGQVIETGKSTLLTNPTKEIVKQFVEGGME
- a CDS encoding methylated-DNA--[protein]-cysteine S-methyltransferase; the protein is MKNIYWTLFNQKEWTIIIAASDEGLSYIGTSMDELEGWYQKHYKDAVLVENQEKMLEYKKQLQEYFAGERTTFDFSLDLQGTEFQQRVWQALLQIPYGLTTSYSEIANMIHNPKAVRAVGGAIGANPILIVVPCHRIIGKNGKLTGFRSGIPLKKELLDIENVSYKE
- a CDS encoding nicotinate phosphoribosyltransferase, with the translated sequence MKSKYPDDSLTLHTDLYQINMAESYWADGIHNRKAVFELYFRKLPFGNGYAIFAGLERMLEYLRDFHFSESDLEYLQEEVGYDKDFIEYLRNLRFTGNVYSMTEGELVFGNEPIVRIEAPLVEAQLIETALLNIVNYQTLIATKASRIKQIVKDDVVMEFGTRRAQEMDAAIWGTRAAIIGGFDSTSNVRAGKLFNIPVAGTHAHSLVQAYKSDYEAFHAYARRHKDCVFLVDTYDTLKSGVPTAIKVAKELGDKINFIGIRLDSGDIAFLSKAARKMLDEAGFTDAKIVASNDLDEYTILNLLAQGAMVNQWGIGTKLITAYDQPALGAVYKLVSLENANGKMQDRIKISANAEKVTTPGLKKLYRIIDLENGKAEGDYITMHDEDPESEERIKMFHPVHTFISKFVTNFAAKNLHKKVIEDGKIIYENPPVQEMKKYAEENLNLLWDEYKRSLNPEAYPVDLSQKCWDNKMRNIVEVKDMVREIDAGLGGNI